A genomic window from Tenebrio molitor chromosome X, icTenMoli1.1, whole genome shotgun sequence includes:
- the LOC138140110 gene encoding zinc finger MYM-type protein 1-like has product MTQGRIDQALVREEAEQAQYWRKVLMRVVSTIKFIAERGLAFRGDDELIGSPRNGNFLGNLELLTEYDPFLSAHLKETANKGSGHVNYLSSTICNELITLMGEKVLNEIVERIKRSKYYSISVDSTPDEAHIDQLTVVIRYMEGSAPKERFLTFVPNCGHSGAAIPKPLLEFLDSYKIDISNCRGQSYDNAPNMSGKYNKMQALILKKNNLSVFIPCCGHSLNLEYVPLLDICNQISG; this is encoded by the coding sequence ATGACGCAGGGACGCATTGATCAAGCTTTAGTCAGAGAAGAAGCAGAGCAAGCTCAATATTGGCGAAAAGTTTTGATGCGGGTCGTCagtacaataaaatttattgcagaaCGCGGGTTAGCTTTTAGAGGCGATGATGAGTTAATTGGTTCACCGAGAAATGGCAATTTTCTGGGTAATTTGGAATTACTGACAGAGTACGACCCATTTCTCTCTGCTCATTTGAAAGAAACGGCAAATAAGGGAAGTGGACACGTCAACTATTTGTCATCTACAATCTGTAATGAACTGATCACTTTGATGGGTGAGAAAGTTTTAAATGAGATTGTAGAGAGAATAAAAAGATCAAAATACTATTCAATATCAGTTGATTCTACACCCGACGAAGCTCACATTGACCAGCTGACAGTAGTCATACGTTATATGGAAGGATCTGCTCCCAAGGAAAGATTTCTTACATTCGTTCCTAATTGTGGTCATAGCGGTGCTGCCATACCAAAACCTCTGCTAGAATTTTTGGACTCTTATAAAATTGATATCTCTAATTGTCGTGGTCAATCGTATGACAACGCTCCAAACATGAGTGGCAAGTACAATAAAATGCAAGCTTTGATCTTGAAGAAGAATAATTTGTCCGTCTTTATACCTTGTTGTGGCCATTCTTTAAACTTAGAATATGTTCCGTTACTCGACATTTGCAACCAAATTTCTGGTTAA